In Cynocephalus volans isolate mCynVol1 chromosome 3, mCynVol1.pri, whole genome shotgun sequence, one DNA window encodes the following:
- the SH2B2 gene encoding SH2B adapter protein 2 isoform X2, producing the protein MVPAAGGCHGTGAMNGAAPGPAAAPVPVPDWRQFCELHAQAAAVDFAHKFCRFLRDNPAYDTPDAGASFSHHFAANFLDVFGEEVRRVLVAGPASRGAADRADDAMEPEPAGTAALKAAAYGHSRSSEDVSAHAATKARVRKGFSLRNMSLCVVDGVRDMWHRRASPEPDAAPRATEPLAEPRDKWTRRLRLSRTLAAKVELVDIQREGALRFMVADDAAAGPGGAAQWQKCRLLLRRAVAGERFRLEFFVPPKASRPKVSIPLSAIIEVRTTMPLEMPEKDNTFVLKVENGAEYILETIDSLQKHSWVADIQGCVDPGDSEEDAELSCPGGGCLASHVASCSCELLTDAADLPRPPETVASVGAVVTAPHSRARDTLGESLIHVPLETFLQSLESPGGSGSGGDSNNTEEGAEPDPEAEHELELTNYPWFHGTLSRVKAAQLVLAGGPRSHGLFVIRQSETRPGEYVLTFNFQGKAKHLRLSLNGHGQCHVQHLWFQSVLDMLRHFHTHPIPLESGGSADITLRSYVRAQGPPPDPGPSPGAAPAPPACWSEPAGQHYFSSLAAAACPPASPPAASSAASSSPAASGPAPPRATAEGPPGARSRSDSAERLLEAAAAAADEPPEPAAGRARAVENQYSFY; encoded by the exons ATGGTTCCAG CCGCAGGGGGCTGCCATGGGACGGGAGCCATGAATGGTGCCGCGCCCGGCCCCGCCGCCGCCCCGGTCCCCGTCCCAGACTGGCGGCAGTTCTGCGAGCTGCACGCGCAGGCGGCCGCCGTGGACTTCGCGCACAAGTTCTGCCGCTTCCTGCGAGACAACCCGGCCTACGACACCCCCGACGCCGGGGCCTCCTTCTCCCACCACTTCGCCGCCAACTTCCTGGACGTCTTCGGTGAGGAGGTGCGCCGCGTGCTGGTGGCTGGGCCAGCGTCGCGGGGGGCGGCCGATCGCGCCGACGACGCCATGGAGCCAGAGCCGGCGGGGACCGCGGCCCTCAAGGCGGCGGCCTACGGCCACTCGCGGAGCTCGGAGGACGTGTCGGCGCACGCGGCAACCAAGGCCCGCGTCCGCAAGGGCTTCTCGCTGCGCAACATGAGCCTGTGCGTTGTGGACGGCGTGCGCGACATGTGGCACCGGCGCGCCTCGCCCGAGCCCGACGCCGCCCCGCGCGCCACGGAACCCCTGGCCGAGCCGCGCGACAAGTGGACGAGGCGCCTGCGGCTGTCGCGGACGCTGGCGGCCAAGGTGGAGCTGGTGGATATCCAACGTGAGGGCGCACTGCGCTTCATGGTGGCCGACGACGCAGCCGCGGGCCCGGGGGGCGCCGCCCAGTGGCAGAAGTGCCGCCTGCTCCTGCGCAGGGCGGTGGCCGGCGAGCGCTTCCGCCTGGAGTTCTTCGTGCCTCCCAAG GCCTCCAGGCCCAAGGTCAGCATCCCCCTCTCAGCCATCATCGAGGTCCGCACCACCATGCCCCTGGAGATGCCAGAGAAGGACAACACCTTCGTGCTCAAG GTGGAGAACGGAGCCGAGTACATCCTGGAAACCATCGACTCACTGCAGAAGCACTCGTGGGTGGCTGACATCCAGGGCTGCGTGGACCCCGG GGACAGTGAGGAAGATGCTGAGCTCTCCTGTCCCGGAGGAGGCTGTCTGGCCAGCCACGTGGCCTCCTGCAGCTGTGAGCTCCTAACAGATG CAGCAGACCTGCCCCGGCCCCCAGAGACAGTGGCATCTGTGGGTGCAGTGGTGACAGCACCACACAGCCGAGCTCGAGATACCCTCGGAGAGTCCCTGATCCATGTCCCACTGGAGACCTTCCTACAGAGCCTGGAGTCCCcgggtggcagtggcagtggtggtgacagcaatAACACAG AGGAGGGAGCAGAGCCCGATCCTGAGGCCGAGCATGAGCTGGAGCTCACCAACTACCCCTGGTTCCACGGGACACTGTCACGGGTCAAGGCAGCTCAGCTGGTGCTGGCGGGCGGGCCCCGAAGCCACGGCCTCTTTGTGATCCGCCAAAGTGAGACTCGGCCTGGGGAGTACGTGCTGACCTTCAACTTCCAGGGCAAGGCCAAG CATCTACGCCTGTCCCTGAATGGCCACGGCCAGTGCCACGTACAGCACTTGTGGTTCCAGTCTGTGCTTGACATGCTCCGCCACTTCCATACCCACCCCATCCCACTGGAGTCAGGGGGCTCGGCCGACATCACCCTACGCAGCTATGTGCGGGCCCAGGGCCCCCCACCAG ACCCGGGGCCCTCGCCCGGCGCCGCGCCTGCGCCCCCCGCCTGCTGGAGCGAGCCGGCCGGCCAGCACTACTTCTCCAGcctcgccgccgccgcctgccCGCCCGCCTCGCCCCCGGCCGCGTCCTCGGCCGCCTCGTCGTCCCCGGCCGCGTCGGGGCCCGCGCCGCCCCGCGCCACCGCCGAGGGCCCGCCGGGCGCGCGCAGCCGCAGCGACAGCGCCGAGCGCCTGCTGGAGGCCGCGGCCGCAGCCGCCGACGAGCCCCCGGAGCCCGCGGCCGGCCGCGCGCGCGCCGTCGAGAACCAGTACTCCTTCTACTAG
- the SH2B2 gene encoding SH2B adapter protein 2 isoform X1 has translation MNGAAPGPAAAPVPVPDWRQFCELHAQAAAVDFAHKFCRFLRDNPAYDTPDAGASFSHHFAANFLDVFGEEVRRVLVAGPASRGAADRADDAMEPEPAGTAALKAAAYGHSRSSEDVSAHAATKARVRKGFSLRNMSLCVVDGVRDMWHRRASPEPDAAPRATEPLAEPRDKWTRRLRLSRTLAAKVELVDIQREGALRFMVADDAAAGPGGAAQWQKCRLLLRRAVAGERFRLEFFVPPKASRPKVSIPLSAIIEVRTTMPLEMPEKDNTFVLKVENGAEYILETIDSLQKHSWVADIQGCVDPGDSEEDAELSCPGGGCLASHVASCSCELLTDADLPRPPETVASVGAVVTAPHSRARDTLGESLIHVPLETFLQSLESPGGSGSGGDSNNTEEGAEPDPEAEHELELTNYPWFHGTLSRVKAAQLVLAGGPRSHGLFVIRQSETRPGEYVLTFNFQGKAKHLRLSLNGHGQCHVQHLWFQSVLDMLRHFHTHPIPLESGGSADITLRSYVRAQGPPPDPGPSPGAAPAPPACWSEPAGQHYFSSLAAAACPPASPPAASSAASSSPAASGPAPPRATAEGPPGARSRSDSAERLLEAAAAAADEPPEPAAGRARAVENQYSFY, from the exons ATGAATGGTGCCGCGCCCGGCCCCGCCGCCGCCCCGGTCCCCGTCCCAGACTGGCGGCAGTTCTGCGAGCTGCACGCGCAGGCGGCCGCCGTGGACTTCGCGCACAAGTTCTGCCGCTTCCTGCGAGACAACCCGGCCTACGACACCCCCGACGCCGGGGCCTCCTTCTCCCACCACTTCGCCGCCAACTTCCTGGACGTCTTCGGTGAGGAGGTGCGCCGCGTGCTGGTGGCTGGGCCAGCGTCGCGGGGGGCGGCCGATCGCGCCGACGACGCCATGGAGCCAGAGCCGGCGGGGACCGCGGCCCTCAAGGCGGCGGCCTACGGCCACTCGCGGAGCTCGGAGGACGTGTCGGCGCACGCGGCAACCAAGGCCCGCGTCCGCAAGGGCTTCTCGCTGCGCAACATGAGCCTGTGCGTTGTGGACGGCGTGCGCGACATGTGGCACCGGCGCGCCTCGCCCGAGCCCGACGCCGCCCCGCGCGCCACGGAACCCCTGGCCGAGCCGCGCGACAAGTGGACGAGGCGCCTGCGGCTGTCGCGGACGCTGGCGGCCAAGGTGGAGCTGGTGGATATCCAACGTGAGGGCGCACTGCGCTTCATGGTGGCCGACGACGCAGCCGCGGGCCCGGGGGGCGCCGCCCAGTGGCAGAAGTGCCGCCTGCTCCTGCGCAGGGCGGTGGCCGGCGAGCGCTTCCGCCTGGAGTTCTTCGTGCCTCCCAAG GCCTCCAGGCCCAAGGTCAGCATCCCCCTCTCAGCCATCATCGAGGTCCGCACCACCATGCCCCTGGAGATGCCAGAGAAGGACAACACCTTCGTGCTCAAG GTGGAGAACGGAGCCGAGTACATCCTGGAAACCATCGACTCACTGCAGAAGCACTCGTGGGTGGCTGACATCCAGGGCTGCGTGGACCCCGG GGACAGTGAGGAAGATGCTGAGCTCTCCTGTCCCGGAGGAGGCTGTCTGGCCAGCCACGTGGCCTCCTGCAGCTGTGAGCTCCTAACAGATG CAGACCTGCCCCGGCCCCCAGAGACAGTGGCATCTGTGGGTGCAGTGGTGACAGCACCACACAGCCGAGCTCGAGATACCCTCGGAGAGTCCCTGATCCATGTCCCACTGGAGACCTTCCTACAGAGCCTGGAGTCCCcgggtggcagtggcagtggtggtgacagcaatAACACAG AGGAGGGAGCAGAGCCCGATCCTGAGGCCGAGCATGAGCTGGAGCTCACCAACTACCCCTGGTTCCACGGGACACTGTCACGGGTCAAGGCAGCTCAGCTGGTGCTGGCGGGCGGGCCCCGAAGCCACGGCCTCTTTGTGATCCGCCAAAGTGAGACTCGGCCTGGGGAGTACGTGCTGACCTTCAACTTCCAGGGCAAGGCCAAG CATCTACGCCTGTCCCTGAATGGCCACGGCCAGTGCCACGTACAGCACTTGTGGTTCCAGTCTGTGCTTGACATGCTCCGCCACTTCCATACCCACCCCATCCCACTGGAGTCAGGGGGCTCGGCCGACATCACCCTACGCAGCTATGTGCGGGCCCAGGGCCCCCCACCAG ACCCGGGGCCCTCGCCCGGCGCCGCGCCTGCGCCCCCCGCCTGCTGGAGCGAGCCGGCCGGCCAGCACTACTTCTCCAGcctcgccgccgccgcctgccCGCCCGCCTCGCCCCCGGCCGCGTCCTCGGCCGCCTCGTCGTCCCCGGCCGCGTCGGGGCCCGCGCCGCCCCGCGCCACCGCCGAGGGCCCGCCGGGCGCGCGCAGCCGCAGCGACAGCGCCGAGCGCCTGCTGGAGGCCGCGGCCGCAGCCGCCGACGAGCCCCCGGAGCCCGCGGCCGGCCGCGCGCGCGCCGTCGAGAACCAGTACTCCTTCTACTAG
- the SH2B2 gene encoding SH2B adapter protein 2 isoform X3 encodes MNGAAPGPAAAPVPVPDWRQFCELHAQAAAVDFAHKFCRFLRDNPAYDTPDAGASFSHHFAANFLDVFGEEVRRVLVAGPASRGAADRADDAMEPEPAGTAALKAAAYGHSRSSEDVSAHAATKARVRKGFSLRNMSLCVVDGVRDMWHRRASPEPDAAPRATEPLAEPRDKWTRRLRLSRTLAAKVELVDIQREGALRFMVADDAAAGPGGAAQWQKCRLLLRRAVAGERFRLEFFVPPKASRPKVSIPLSAIIEVRTTMPLEMPEKDNTFVLKVENGAEYILETIDSLQKHSWVADIQGCVDPGDSEEDAELSCPGGGCLASHVASCSCELLTDAADLPRPPETVASVGAVVTAPHSRARDTLGESLIHVPLETFLQSLESPGGSGSGGDSNNTEEGAEPDPEAEHELELTNYPWFHGTLSRVKAAQLVLAGGPRSHGLFVIRQSETRPGEYVLTFNFQGKAKHLRLSLNGHGQCHVQHLWFQSVLDMLRHFHTHPIPLESGGSADITLRSYVRAQGPPPDPGPSPGAAPAPPACWSEPAGQHYFSSLAAAACPPASPPAASSAASSSPAASGPAPPRATAEGPPGARSRSDSAERLLEAAAAAADEPPEPAAGRARAVENQYSFY; translated from the exons ATGAATGGTGCCGCGCCCGGCCCCGCCGCCGCCCCGGTCCCCGTCCCAGACTGGCGGCAGTTCTGCGAGCTGCACGCGCAGGCGGCCGCCGTGGACTTCGCGCACAAGTTCTGCCGCTTCCTGCGAGACAACCCGGCCTACGACACCCCCGACGCCGGGGCCTCCTTCTCCCACCACTTCGCCGCCAACTTCCTGGACGTCTTCGGTGAGGAGGTGCGCCGCGTGCTGGTGGCTGGGCCAGCGTCGCGGGGGGCGGCCGATCGCGCCGACGACGCCATGGAGCCAGAGCCGGCGGGGACCGCGGCCCTCAAGGCGGCGGCCTACGGCCACTCGCGGAGCTCGGAGGACGTGTCGGCGCACGCGGCAACCAAGGCCCGCGTCCGCAAGGGCTTCTCGCTGCGCAACATGAGCCTGTGCGTTGTGGACGGCGTGCGCGACATGTGGCACCGGCGCGCCTCGCCCGAGCCCGACGCCGCCCCGCGCGCCACGGAACCCCTGGCCGAGCCGCGCGACAAGTGGACGAGGCGCCTGCGGCTGTCGCGGACGCTGGCGGCCAAGGTGGAGCTGGTGGATATCCAACGTGAGGGCGCACTGCGCTTCATGGTGGCCGACGACGCAGCCGCGGGCCCGGGGGGCGCCGCCCAGTGGCAGAAGTGCCGCCTGCTCCTGCGCAGGGCGGTGGCCGGCGAGCGCTTCCGCCTGGAGTTCTTCGTGCCTCCCAAG GCCTCCAGGCCCAAGGTCAGCATCCCCCTCTCAGCCATCATCGAGGTCCGCACCACCATGCCCCTGGAGATGCCAGAGAAGGACAACACCTTCGTGCTCAAG GTGGAGAACGGAGCCGAGTACATCCTGGAAACCATCGACTCACTGCAGAAGCACTCGTGGGTGGCTGACATCCAGGGCTGCGTGGACCCCGG GGACAGTGAGGAAGATGCTGAGCTCTCCTGTCCCGGAGGAGGCTGTCTGGCCAGCCACGTGGCCTCCTGCAGCTGTGAGCTCCTAACAGATG CAGCAGACCTGCCCCGGCCCCCAGAGACAGTGGCATCTGTGGGTGCAGTGGTGACAGCACCACACAGCCGAGCTCGAGATACCCTCGGAGAGTCCCTGATCCATGTCCCACTGGAGACCTTCCTACAGAGCCTGGAGTCCCcgggtggcagtggcagtggtggtgacagcaatAACACAG AGGAGGGAGCAGAGCCCGATCCTGAGGCCGAGCATGAGCTGGAGCTCACCAACTACCCCTGGTTCCACGGGACACTGTCACGGGTCAAGGCAGCTCAGCTGGTGCTGGCGGGCGGGCCCCGAAGCCACGGCCTCTTTGTGATCCGCCAAAGTGAGACTCGGCCTGGGGAGTACGTGCTGACCTTCAACTTCCAGGGCAAGGCCAAG CATCTACGCCTGTCCCTGAATGGCCACGGCCAGTGCCACGTACAGCACTTGTGGTTCCAGTCTGTGCTTGACATGCTCCGCCACTTCCATACCCACCCCATCCCACTGGAGTCAGGGGGCTCGGCCGACATCACCCTACGCAGCTATGTGCGGGCCCAGGGCCCCCCACCAG ACCCGGGGCCCTCGCCCGGCGCCGCGCCTGCGCCCCCCGCCTGCTGGAGCGAGCCGGCCGGCCAGCACTACTTCTCCAGcctcgccgccgccgcctgccCGCCCGCCTCGCCCCCGGCCGCGTCCTCGGCCGCCTCGTCGTCCCCGGCCGCGTCGGGGCCCGCGCCGCCCCGCGCCACCGCCGAGGGCCCGCCGGGCGCGCGCAGCCGCAGCGACAGCGCCGAGCGCCTGCTGGAGGCCGCGGCCGCAGCCGCCGACGAGCCCCCGGAGCCCGCGGCCGGCCGCGCGCGCGCCGTCGAGAACCAGTACTCCTTCTACTAG